ACCCGGCGGCGGCGGGCGAGCTGCGGCGCGAGCTGGCGGGCACCGGCATCGAGGTCGGGGCCGGGCAGGAGGGGCTCGTGCGCGCGGCGGTGCACCCCGAGGCGCAGATCGTGCTGTCGGCCATCGTGGGCGCGGCCGGCATCCTGCCCACGTGGGAGGCGGCGCGCGCCGGCAGGACGATCGCCCTTGCGAACAAGGAGTCGCTCGTCGCGGCCGGCGCCGCGATCACGGGGGCGGTGCGTGCCTCCGGCGGGACGATCCTCCCCGTGGACAGCGAGCACAGCGCGCTCTTCCAGCTGCTGCGCGACCGCGAACCGTCCGAGGTCCGGAACATCATCCTCACCGCCTCCGGCGGGCCGTTCTTCCGGCGTGCCGGGGACCTTGCCGCGGTGGCCCCGGAGGATGCGCTGCGCCACCCGAGCTGGAGCATGGGCGCGAAGGTCACGATCGACTCGGCGACGCTGATGAACAAGGGCCTGGAGGTCATCGAGGCGCACTGGCTCTTCGGGGTGCCGCTCGAGCGCATCGCCGTCGTCGTGCACCCCCAGAGCATCGTGCACGGCGCGGTCGAGCTCTGCGACGGCGCGTTGCTGGCGCACCTGTCGCCGCCGGACATGCGCATCCCGATCGCCGCCGCGCTGCACCACCCCGAGCGCGTGGCGTTGCCGTGGAAGCGCCTGGATCTCGCCGCGCTCGGGCGGCTGGAGTTCCACGAGCCGGACCACGGCCGGTTCCCCGCGCTGCGGCTGGCCTACGACGCCTTCGCCCGCGGCGGGACGGCGCCGGCGGTGCTCAACGCGGCGAACGAGGTCGCGGTCGAGGCCTTCCTCGCGCGGCGCCTCGGCTTCACGGCCATCCCGGCGCTGGTCGCCGCGGTGCTCGAGCGCCAGCCGGCCGGGCCGGCGCAGCCCGGCATCCCGGAGGTGCTCGCCGCGGACGCCGCGGCGCGCGCGGCGGCGCGCGCGGTCCTGGACGATTTCGAACCCCCACGGAGGACATAGATGACCGGATTCATCACCGCGATCCTGGTGCTCTCGGCGCTCGTGCTGGTGCACGAACTCGGGCACTTCATCGCCGCGCGCCGCCTCGGCGTCGGGGTGCTCAAGTTCTCCATCGGCTTCGGCCCGCGCGTCTGGAGCGTCAAGCGCGGGCAGACCGAGTACGCGATCTCGGCGTTCCCCCTCGGCGGCTTCGTGAAGATGGTCGGGGACAGCGAGGAGGAGAGGGCCCCCGCCGAGGGCGCGGACGCGGCGCCGTCGGAGCCGCCGCCCGATCCGGCGACGTCGTTCGAGCACAAGTCGGTGTGGGCGCGCATGCTCATCGTGGGCGCCGGCCCGATCTCGAACATCGTGTTCGCGATTGCGGTCTTCTGGGTCGTGTTCATGGCCGGGGTGCCGACGCTGCTGACGGAGATCGGCACCGTGCAGCCGAACTACCCCGCCGCCGACGCCGGGCTGCGGCCCGGCGACGTGATCGCGGCGATCGACGGCCGGCCGGTGGGGACCTGGGACGAGCTGACGGAGGTCGTGCACGCGAGCGCCGGCAGGGCCCGCGAGTTCACCGTGCGGCGCGGCTCCGAGACGCTGGCGCTGTCCATCACGCCGCGCCCCTCGCCCTCGGCGACGGTCTTCGGCGAGGCGACGACGGTCGGGCTCATCGGGATCACACCGGCCGAGCGCTTCGTGACGCGCCGCTTCGGGCCGGTGGACGCGGCCTGGCAGAGCCTGCGGCGCACCGGCGAGATCATGGAGCTGACGATCGTGGGGATCGTCAAGATCTTCCAGCGCGTCGTGCCCGCGAAGACCATCGGCGGACCGATCATGATCGTGCAGATGGCGAAGCAGCAGGCGCAGCTTGGGGTGATGAACCTGGTGTTCTTCAGCGCGTTCCTCTCGATCTCGCTCGGCCTCTTCAACCTCTTCCCGATCCCCGTGCTCGACGGGGGCCAGATCTGGTTCCTGCTGGCCGAGGCCGTCCGCGGCAAGCCGCTGAGCCGGCGCACGCGGGAGATCACGCAGCAGATCGGCCTCGCGCTGCTGGTGCTGCTGATGCTCTTCGCCTTCTACAACGACATCAGCCGGAACATCACGGGGGACAAGGGCTTCTGATGCGCGGAGCGGCGGCTGCGCCAGTGGGCCGGACGGTCGCGGTGCGCGTCGGCGCCCTGACCGTCGGCGGCGGCGCGCCGGTGAGCGTGCAGTCCATGACCAAGACCGACACGCGCGACGTCGGCGCGACGGTCCGCCAGCTGCGCGCCCTCGAGCGCGCCGGGTGCCAGATCGGCCGCGTCGCCGTGCCGGACCGCGGCGCCCTCGAGGCGTTTGCCCGCATCCGCGGGAAGGTCTCGCTGCCGCTTGTCGCGGACATCCACTTCGACCACCGGCTCGCGATCGCGTGCATCGCCGCCGGCGCGGACAAGGTGCGGATCAACCCGGGGAACATCGGCGGCACCGCGCGGATGCAGGAGGTGGCCCTGCGGGCGCAGGAGCGCGGCTGCGCGATCCGCGTCGGCGTCAACGCCGGCTCGCTCGAGCGCGAGATCGCGGCGAAGCACGGCGGCGCCACGCCGGCTGCGCTCGTCGAGAGCGCGCAGCGGGCGGTCCGGGACCTGGAGGCCGTCGGCTTCACCGCGATCGTCGTCTCGCTCAAGGCCTCCAGCGTGCCGCACACGATCGCCGCGTACCGCCTCGCCGCCCGCGCCCTGCGCTACCCGTTGCACCTCGGCGTCACGGAGGCCGGCTTCGGGCTGGCCGGGATCGTCAAGTCCTCCGTGGGGATGGGGACGCTGCTGGCCGACGGGATCGGCGACACGCTGCGGGTCTCGCTCACCGACTCGCCGCTCGTGGAGGTGCGCGTCGGGCGCGAGATCCTCGCCTCCCTGGGGCTGCGCCGCGAGGGCGTGGAGATCGTCTCCTGTCCGACCTGCGGCCGCTGCGGCGTGGACCTGCGGCGCACCGCGCGCGCCGTGGCGCGGGCGCTGGCCGACGTCGCGGAACCGCTGACGGTGGCGGTGATGGGCTGCCCGGTGAACGGCCCGGGCGAGGCGAAGGCGGCGGACGTCGGGCTGGCGGGAGGGCGCGGCAAGGCGGTGATCTTCGCGCGCGGGCAGGTGTTGAAAACCGTGCCGGAATCGCGCATGATCGCGGCATTGACCGGGGCGGTGCGGGAGGAGGCCGCGCGGCGCAGGCGGGCCCGCGGGCGGGGGTAGGCGCGACGATGGTGCTCAAGCGCAGGAGCGAGAGGCGGGCGACGGTCCGTCCCGAGAACGCCACCGTCCGGATCGTCACCTTCCGGGTCGGGCCGGAGCTCTACGGCCTCGAGATCTCCGGGGTGCGGGAGATCGACCGGATGCGCCCCGTGACGCGCGTCCCCCAGGCGCTCTCGTTCGTCGAGGGGGTCATCCATCTGCGCGGGGAGATCATCCCCGTGATCGACCTCGCGCGGCGCTTCGGCATCGGCGCGCTGGAGGCCGACAAGCGCACGCGGATCGTGATCGCGACGCTGCGCGGGCAGCACGTCGGGCTCATCGTCACCGCGGTCACGGAGGTGCTGCCGATCGCCGCCAGCGCCATCGGCGCGCCGCCGCAGCTGACCTTCGAGGCCGGCGCGCGCTACATCTCGGGCATGGCCCGCGTCAAGGAGGAGCTGATCAGCATCCTCGACCTCGACCGGCTGCTCTCCACCGAGGAATTCGCCCAGCTGCAGCAGCAGTCATTGGTTTAGCGCGGGTCAATCAGGAGGCCCTGATCCGCCCTGGCTGCGGTGCGGTCCTTGCCGCCGCGAGCCTGCGAGTGGCGGTGGTGCGGTGTGCACCAGCACACCTCCGCGCGCCCATCCCCGCTGCCTTGCCATGACCGATCATGACGCTCCTGCTTGACTCGCGCTGTCGATGTGTGTTGGACGCCATGGCGAATTCTTCAAAAATCACGCGACTCGTGCATAATGCGTCGGAATGGACGGTGCAGAGCATCCTTGATCGATAGAAGAGAGGGAACACCATGCGATTGACCCAGTACCTGGTCCCCACGCTGCGCGAAGACCCCGCGGAAGCCGAGGTCGTCTCGCACCGGCTGATGCTGCGCGCCGGCATGATCCGCAAGACGGCGGCGGGCGTGTACTCCTTCCTGCCGCTGGGCCTGCGCGCGCTGCGGCGCGTCGAGGCCATCGTGCGCGGCGAGATGGACCGCGCCGGCGCGCTCGAGGTGCTGCTGCCGGCGCTCTCGCCGGCGGAGCTCTGGCGCGAGACGGGCCGCTGGGACGTCTACGGCCGGGAGCTGATGCGCCTTCGCGACCGGCACGACCGCGACTTCTGTCTCGGGCCGACGCACGAGGAGGTCATCACCGACCTCGTGCGCCGCGAGGTGCGCTCGTGGCGGCAGCTGCCGGTGAACCTCTACCAGATCCAGACCAAGTTCCGGGACGAGATCCGGCCGCGCTTCGGCCTGATGCGCGGGCGCGAGTTCGGAATGAAGGACGCCTACAGCTTCGACCGCGACGAGGCGGGCGCCGAGGAGAGCTACCGCGCGATGTTCTGCGCCTACCAGCGGATCTTCGAGCGCTGCGGCCTGCGCTTCAAGGCGGTCGAGGCCGACTCCGGGCAGATCGGCGGCTCGTTCTCGCACGAGTTCATGGTGCTGGCGGACACGGGCGAGGACGCCGTGGTCTCCTGCACCGCCTGCGGCTACGCCGCGAACCTCGAGAAGGCGCAGGTCGCCCAGCCGGCGCGCACCGAAGATGTCGACGCGGGGCGGTTGCCCGCGCGCGTGGCGACGCCCGGGATGCGCACGGTCGAGGAGGTCACGGCGTTCCTCGGCGTCGACGCGCAGCGCCTTGTCAAGACGCTGCTCTTCGACGCGGGCGGCGAGATCGTGGCCGTGCTCGTGCGCGGTGACCACCAGGTGAACGAGACCAAGCTCAAGAACCATCTCGGCGGACGCGAGGCGGTGCCGGCGACGCCGGCCCAGGTGGAGAAGGCCACGGGCGCGCCGGTCGGCTTCGCGGGGCCCGTGGGCCTCGCGGGCGTGCCGGTCTTCGCCGACCGGCACGTCGAGGCGATGGCGCACTTCGTCGTCGGCGCCAATGCCGCCGACACGCACCTGAAGGACGTCTGCCACGGGCGCGACTTCGCCGTGGCCGCGTTCGCGGACCTCAAGAGCGCGGAGCCGGGCGACCCCTGCGCCAAGTGCGGCAAGCCGCTGGAGATCGTCCGCGGCATCGAGGTCGGGCACGTCTTCAAGCTCGGGACGAAGTACACCCGGGCGATGCAGGCCGTCTACCTCGACGAGCAGGGGAAGGAGCAGGAGATCGTCATGGGCTGCTACGGGATCGGCACCGGCCGCACCGTCGCGGCCTCGGTCGAGCAGAACCACGACGCCGACGGGATCATCTGGCCGGTGCCGCTGGCGCCGTTCCCCGTGCACCTGGTGACGATGAGCGAGACCGACGCGGCGGTGCGCGCGGCGGCGGAGGCGCTCAGCGCCGACCTCGAGAAGCGCGGCATCGAGGTCCTCTGGGACGACCGTGACGAACGGCCGGGCGTGAAGTTCAAGGACGCCGACCTGCTCGGCATGCCGCTGCGCGTCGTGCTCGGCGGCAAGTCGCTCGCGAAGGGCGTCGGCGAGCTGCGCGTGCGCCGCACCGGCGAGAAGTCGGAGGCGCCGCTGGCGGAGCTGGCGGCGACGGTCGAGCGGCTGCTCGGGACGCTGGTGTAGGGCGACGTCGCGGCGGAGCGTGGGGATGCACTTCACGGTTCACTTTCGCGGCGACGACACCTGGGAGGAGGACTACAGCTACGGGCTGGTCTTCAACCCGAACCCGCGCTGGGTGAAGGGCGCCGCCGTGGTCCTGAGCATGGAGTCGAAGACGGGATACCGGCAGGGGAGCGTCAAGGCGCTGCTCAAGGCCGAGAAGCTCACCCGGAAGTTGACGAAACCGAGGAGCGCGACGATCCTCGTCCACGAGGTCGGGCTCGGGACGCCGCGCGACTACCAGAACCTGATCAGCGACCTCGAGGCGTCGGGCTTCGAGACCAGGATCTTCGAGTAGGACAGGGGGCAGGGACGGCGGGGACGGGGCGGCGCCGATCGGCCGCTGAGCTGCGCGCTCGCCCTGGGCCTGTCCGGCCCTGCGCTCGAAACGCATAACTGGCCCCTGCGGGGACGCTCCAATCCAGACGCTGCGGTGCCCGAGCGCTCGACCATGCGCCCGCCCGTCGCCGCCCCGTCCCCGCCTGGCATGTTCCCGGCACACAGGTTCGGCTGGGGAAGTCGTTTGAATGTTGTTGGATGACAATTGACCGGCGGAGGGGTGGCGCGAAGCGGGGGACCCCCGGCGGCGCGCAGCGGAGCGAGCACCGACGGGGGTGCGCAGCGACAGGACCCCGCAGCCTGCACGGGTCCGTCAGTTGCTGTTCTAGACGGCGTACTTCGCGACGAGGTCCCCCACCTGCGAGGTGCTCTTCCCCATCTTCCCGGCGCTGAGCGACTTCAGGTCCTTCGCGACGACCCTCATCACCGCCTTCTCGATGCGCGCCGCGGCCTTCTCCTCGCCGAGCGTCTCGAGCATCATCTGACCGGCGCAGATCGCCGCCAGCGGGTTGATGATGTTCTGGCCGGTGTACTTCGGCGCCGAGCCGCCGATCGGTTCGAACATCGACACGCCCTCGGGGTTGATGTTGCCGCCGGCGGCGATCCCCATGCCGCCCTGCGTGATCGCGCCGAGGTCCGTGATGATGTCGCCGAACATGTTGCCGGTGACGATGACGTCGAACCACTCCGGGTTCTTGACCATCCACATGCACGTCGCGTCGACGTGATAGTACTCCCGCTTGATCTTCGGGTACTTCGCGGCGCCCATCTCGTGGAACGCGCGCTCCCAGAGATCGTAGAGGAAGGTCAGCACGTTCGTCTTGCCGCAGAGCGCCAGCGTGTTCTTCTTCCTGCGCTTCTTCGTCAGCTCGAACGCGAACTTCAGGCAGCGGTCGACCTGGTGGCGCGTGTAGACGGCGGTCTGCGTCGCGACCTCGTGCGGCGTGCCCTTCATCATCACGCCGCCGGAGCCGGTGTAGGCGTCGCCGGAGTTCTCGCGCACGACGACGTAGTCGATGTCCGCGGGCCCCTTGTCCTTGAGCGGCGTCTCGACGCCGGGGAAGAGCTTGATCGGCCGCAGGTTGATGTACTGGTCGAGCCCGAAGCGCAGCTCGAGCAGGATGCCCTTCTCGAGGATGCCGGGCTTCACGTCGGGGTGGCCGATGGCGCCGAGGAAGATCGCGTCGTGCTTCTTCATCTCCGCGACCGCGTTGGCGGGGAGCACCTCGCCGGTGCGCAGGTAGCGGTCGCCGCCCCAGTCGTAGTCGACCAGTTCGAGCTTGAAGCCCTCGACGGCCGCCACGGCCTTGAGCACCTTGACGCCCTCGCGCACCACCTCGGGCCCGGTCCCGTCGCCGCCGAGCACCGCGATCTTGTACTTCTTCGCCATTCCCGCCTCCCTGGGTGAATCCCGTTGAAAATGCCCGGGATTGTACCGGCGCGGCCCGGCTTTGACAAGGACGGTGACCTGCGTGCGATCGTGTAGAATCCGTCCAGGCTCCGACGGCGCGGTCTACCCGCGGACTGCGCGAGGCGCGGGGTCGGAGGCCGGCTGCCGCCACCATGCCAGGGCCACGATCTGCGAGGGAGAAGATGCAGTGAAGCGACGTACTGTCGCGCTCGTGCTCTCATTCCTGGCGCTGCATCCGCGGATCGCCTTCGCCTGGGAGGACGCGCCCCGCGATGGCCGGCACACCGTGGAGGAGGCGGCCGGCGCGCTTCGCCAGACGATGGATGAAGCGGTGCGCTCGCAGGGCTGCGTGGGCGTGTCGCGAAGCGGCAGGGGATCCTTGAACGCCGGTCTGTACGGGACGGTGGGTTTCGGCACCGGTTTCGGCGAAGTGTCGGCCGTTGGCGACCTGGGCCGGGCGGAGACGTACTTCGACTGGCAGGCGCTTCACTTTGTCGAGGCGGGCCTGCAGGCCGAGACGCTGCGCATGGGGCTCGGGTGGACGGGCTGGGACGGCGGCGACACGGCGGCCGGCATGAACCAGGTGGATTGTCTCGTAACGTGGTTCCCGCTGTTGCCGCACGGCTTCTACATCAAGGCGGGCCTTGGCCTTGGGCTGGTCGATGTGCCTGCCGAGCGAGGAGGCGGTTCGTACGGCGGTTTCAGCGGTCGCGTCGGCCTGGGGTGGGAGTTCCCGCTCTCGGAGCAGCTGTGCGCGGGCGTGGAGACGGGCGCCGTCGGGGTTACCTTCGACCCCAGCGGCGCCGACCGGGGCCGCACGGAGGAGCTCAGCGCGACGCTCCTCGCCGTGACACTGAGCTTCGTTCCGTGACGGCTGCGACGACCGCGGCGCTTGGGGCGCCGCGACGCGGGAGGGGACGATGCCCAGGCTGCTGAGCGACGTCGCGCTGTGCCTCGGCGCGGCGCTCGGGGTGGTGCTGCTCTTCCGCCGGCTCAACCTCCCGAGCGTCGCCGGCTTCCTGCTCGCCGGCATGCTCATCGGGCCGAGCGGGCTCGGGCTCATTCACCACTCGGGCGAGGTCCAGGACGTTTCCGAACTGGGCATCGCCCTGCTGCTGTTCGCGATCGGACTCGACATCTCCCTGCGCCGGATCGTCGACTACGGCCGCTTCTTCCTCGGCGCGGGCGCGGCGCAGCTCGGGCTGACCGCGGTGGCGGGGGCGCTCTTCCTCGCGGCGCGGGGGACGCCCTGGGGCGGCGCGGCGCTGCTCGGCTTCGCGGGGGCGCTGAGCAGCACCGCCATCGTCCTCAAGATCCTCGCCGGTCGCGGCGAGATGGCCACGCCGCACGGGCAGCTGGCGCTCGGGGTGCTGATCTTCCAGGACCTCGCGGTGATACCGGCGATGGCGCTGCTGGCGGTCTTCGCGGCCGGCGGCGCGGCCAGCCCCCTCGCCGCCGCGGCCGCCGTCGCCAAGGCCCTCGCCGGCATGGCGGCGCTGCTCCTCGCCGGGCGGTACCTCGCGCCGCGGCTCTTCGCGTACGCGACGCGCTCGCAGTCGCGCGAGGTCTTCAGCCTGCTCGTGGTCTTCCTGCTGCTCGGGACGGCGTGGCTCGCCTCGCGCTTCGGGCTGTCCCTGGCGATGGGGGCCTTCCTCGCCGGCCTGATCCTCGCGGAGTCGGACTACGGCCCGCAGGCGCTCGCCGAGATCGTGCCGATCAAGGAGACCTTCAGCGGCCTGTTCTTCACCTCGCTCGGCATGCTCCTCGACCTGCGCTTCGTCGTGGCGGAGGCCTGGTCGCTCGCCGGGCTGGCCGTGCTCGCCGTCGCCGGCAAGGCCCTGCTCGCCTCGCTCGCCTGCCGGCTCGTGTACCCTTCCTGGCGGATCTCGTTCACCGCGGGGCTCACGCTGGCGCAGGTCGGGGAGTTCGCGCTCGTGATCGCCGCGGCCGCCCTGCCGCTGGGGCTCGTCTCGGGACGGGACCACCAGGTGCTGCTCGCGGTGACCGCGCTGACGATGCTGGTCTCGCCGTTCCTGATCTCCTCGGCGCACACGCTCGCGCTGCGCCTGACCCGGCGGCTCGGCGAGGCGTCGGCCCCGCCGCCGGCGGACGCGCTCCACGAGAGCTGCGCGCTGCGCGAGCACGTGGTCATCGTCGGCTACGGGCTCAACGGGGCGAATCTCGCGCGCGTCCTCACGGCGACCTCGATCCCCTACCTCGTCCTCGACCTGAACCCCGTGCTCGTGGAGGAGGGGCGGCGCGCCGGGCACGACGTGCGCTACGGCGACGGGACGCTCGCC
The sequence above is a segment of the bacterium genome. Coding sequences within it:
- the dxr gene encoding 1-deoxy-D-xylulose-5-phosphate reductoisomerase, with translation PAAAGELRRELAGTGIEVGAGQEGLVRAAVHPEAQIVLSAIVGAAGILPTWEAARAGRTIALANKESLVAAGAAITGAVRASGGTILPVDSEHSALFQLLRDREPSEVRNIILTASGGPFFRRAGDLAAVAPEDALRHPSWSMGAKVTIDSATLMNKGLEVIEAHWLFGVPLERIAVVVHPQSIVHGAVELCDGALLAHLSPPDMRIPIAAALHHPERVALPWKRLDLAALGRLEFHEPDHGRFPALRLAYDAFARGGTAPAVLNAANEVAVEAFLARRLGFTAIPALVAAVLERQPAGPAQPGIPEVLAADAAARAAARAVLDDFEPPRRT
- the rseP gene encoding RIP metalloprotease RseP; the encoded protein is MTGFITAILVLSALVLVHELGHFIAARRLGVGVLKFSIGFGPRVWSVKRGQTEYAISAFPLGGFVKMVGDSEEERAPAEGADAAPSEPPPDPATSFEHKSVWARMLIVGAGPISNIVFAIAVFWVVFMAGVPTLLTEIGTVQPNYPAADAGLRPGDVIAAIDGRPVGTWDELTEVVHASAGRAREFTVRRGSETLALSITPRPSPSATVFGEATTVGLIGITPAERFVTRRFGPVDAAWQSLRRTGEIMELTIVGIVKIFQRVVPAKTIGGPIMIVQMAKQQAQLGVMNLVFFSAFLSISLGLFNLFPIPVLDGGQIWFLLAEAVRGKPLSRRTREITQQIGLALLVLLMLFAFYNDISRNITGDKGF
- the ispG gene encoding flavodoxin-dependent (E)-4-hydroxy-3-methylbut-2-enyl-diphosphate synthase, which gives rise to MRGAAAAPVGRTVAVRVGALTVGGGAPVSVQSMTKTDTRDVGATVRQLRALERAGCQIGRVAVPDRGALEAFARIRGKVSLPLVADIHFDHRLAIACIAAGADKVRINPGNIGGTARMQEVALRAQERGCAIRVGVNAGSLEREIAAKHGGATPAALVESAQRAVRDLEAVGFTAIVVSLKASSVPHTIAAYRLAARALRYPLHLGVTEAGFGLAGIVKSSVGMGTLLADGIGDTLRVSLTDSPLVEVRVGREILASLGLRREGVEIVSCPTCGRCGVDLRRTARAVARALADVAEPLTVAVMGCPVNGPGEAKAADVGLAGGRGKAVIFARGQVLKTVPESRMIAALTGAVREEAARRRRARGRG
- a CDS encoding chemotaxis protein CheW gives rise to the protein MVLKRRSERRATVRPENATVRIVTFRVGPELYGLEISGVREIDRMRPVTRVPQALSFVEGVIHLRGEIIPVIDLARRFGIGALEADKRTRIVIATLRGQHVGLIVTAVTEVLPIAASAIGAPPQLTFEAGARYISGMARVKEELISILDLDRLLSTEEFAQLQQQSLV
- a CDS encoding proline--tRNA ligase, whose protein sequence is MRLTQYLVPTLREDPAEAEVVSHRLMLRAGMIRKTAAGVYSFLPLGLRALRRVEAIVRGEMDRAGALEVLLPALSPAELWRETGRWDVYGRELMRLRDRHDRDFCLGPTHEEVITDLVRREVRSWRQLPVNLYQIQTKFRDEIRPRFGLMRGREFGMKDAYSFDRDEAGAEESYRAMFCAYQRIFERCGLRFKAVEADSGQIGGSFSHEFMVLADTGEDAVVSCTACGYAANLEKAQVAQPARTEDVDAGRLPARVATPGMRTVEEVTAFLGVDAQRLVKTLLFDAGGEIVAVLVRGDHQVNETKLKNHLGGREAVPATPAQVEKATGAPVGFAGPVGLAGVPVFADRHVEAMAHFVVGANAADTHLKDVCHGRDFAVAAFADLKSAEPGDPCAKCGKPLEIVRGIEVGHVFKLGTKYTRAMQAVYLDEQGKEQEIVMGCYGIGTGRTVAASVEQNHDADGIIWPVPLAPFPVHLVTMSETDAAVRAAAEALSADLEKRGIEVLWDDRDERPGVKFKDADLLGMPLRVVLGGKSLAKGVGELRVRRTGEKSEAPLAELAATVERLLGTLV
- a CDS encoding 3-isopropylmalate dehydrogenase translates to MAKKYKIAVLGGDGTGPEVVREGVKVLKAVAAVEGFKLELVDYDWGGDRYLRTGEVLPANAVAEMKKHDAIFLGAIGHPDVKPGILEKGILLELRFGLDQYINLRPIKLFPGVETPLKDKGPADIDYVVVRENSGDAYTGSGGVMMKGTPHEVATQTAVYTRHQVDRCLKFAFELTKKRRKKNTLALCGKTNVLTFLYDLWERAFHEMGAAKYPKIKREYYHVDATCMWMVKNPEWFDVIVTGNMFGDIITDLGAITQGGMGIAAGGNINPEGVSMFEPIGGSAPKYTGQNIINPLAAICAGQMMLETLGEEKAAARIEKAVMRVVAKDLKSLSAGKMGKSTSQVGDLVAKYAV
- a CDS encoding cation:proton antiporter, which produces MPRLLSDVALCLGAALGVVLLFRRLNLPSVAGFLLAGMLIGPSGLGLIHHSGEVQDVSELGIALLLFAIGLDISLRRIVDYGRFFLGAGAAQLGLTAVAGALFLAARGTPWGGAALLGFAGALSSTAIVLKILAGRGEMATPHGQLALGVLIFQDLAVIPAMALLAVFAAGGAASPLAAAAAVAKALAGMAALLLAGRYLAPRLFAYATRSQSREVFSLLVVFLLLGTAWLASRFGLSLAMGAFLAGLILAESDYGPQALAEIVPIKETFSGLFFTSLGMLLDLRFVVAEAWSLAGLAVLAVAGKALLASLACRLVYPSWRISFTAGLTLAQVGEFALVIAAAALPLGLVSGRDHQVLLAVTALTMLVSPFLISSAHTLALRLTRRLGEASAPPPADALHESCALREHVVIVGYGLNGANLARVLTATSIPYLVLDLNPVLVEEGRRAGHDVRYGDGTLAEVLRAVALDRARVLVVAISDPLATRQVVTVARAVNPAIHLVVRTRFLREISELTRLGADEVIAEEFETSVEIFTRVLRELLVPRNVIAIQVDLVRREGYGMLRGLRMPSRLQDQLAHILAASAVDNVQLLEGSPALGRTLAELRLREETGVSVVAVIRQGKAQTNPPPDWRFALGDILVVMGAHREVDAADRLLSPEGRP